One part of the Streptomyces sp. NBC_00286 genome encodes these proteins:
- a CDS encoding DUF899 family protein translates to MSENPSKAQPPVVDRATFEQQLDGLRAREKAHTREGDAIAAARRRLPMVEVAADSPLLGPDGPMTLLDAFEGRRQMIAYYFMWWPGRPAAEQCEGCTWVMSHVGEPAYLHSRDITFAVFCQGRNTAYGFADAQTSYEESLRYRAFMGWAMPWYSAQPSLESLLAGRELGLFHLVCYLRDGDRVFETYWTKRRGAEAVDYSYALMDLTAFGRQEDWEDSPPGWPRLGQATRTLGGAPDWPPLWEWPGGRPTAQWPRLDADHSDDLGATGTGPATESDHCH, encoded by the coding sequence ATGTCCGAGAACCCGAGCAAGGCGCAACCGCCGGTCGTCGACCGCGCGACCTTCGAGCAGCAGTTGGACGGACTGCGGGCGAGGGAGAAGGCCCACACCCGCGAAGGCGACGCGATCGCCGCCGCGCGCCGCAGGCTCCCGATGGTCGAGGTGGCCGCAGACAGCCCGTTGCTGGGGCCGGACGGTCCCATGACGCTCCTGGACGCGTTCGAAGGGCGACGCCAGATGATCGCCTACTACTTCATGTGGTGGCCCGGCCGGCCGGCCGCTGAGCAGTGCGAAGGCTGTACCTGGGTGATGAGCCACGTGGGCGAGCCGGCCTATCTGCACTCCCGCGACATCACCTTCGCCGTGTTCTGTCAGGGGCGGAACACCGCCTACGGCTTCGCGGACGCGCAGACGTCGTACGAGGAGAGCCTGCGCTACCGCGCCTTCATGGGCTGGGCGATGCCGTGGTACTCCGCCCAGCCCTCGCTCGAGTCGCTGCTTGCCGGCCGGGAGCTCGGCTTGTTCCACCTGGTGTGCTACCTGCGCGACGGCGACCGTGTCTTCGAGACGTACTGGACCAAACGTCGCGGGGCCGAGGCGGTGGACTACAGCTACGCGCTCATGGACCTCACGGCGTTCGGGCGTCAGGAGGACTGGGAGGACTCACCGCCAGGCTGGCCGCGCCTCGGGCAGGCCACGCGGACCCTGGGCGGGGCTCCGGACTGGCCACCGCTGTGGGAGTGGCCGGGTGGACGTCCCACAGCACAGTGGCCGCGCCTCGACGCCGACCACTCCGATGACCTGGGCGCCACCGGCACCGGCCCGGCGACCGAGTCCGATCACTGCCACTGA
- a CDS encoding fatty acid desaturase family protein, with protein MVKARERLQRYSLVGPEGERAVEAGLAEGTDWFRSNVPRRRMKELMRRSDGPAIRDTVIWLGAMAVFGTLGAVFWGSWLAVPFFAAYGVLYGSASDSRWHECGHGTAFKNRRLDDAVYQLACFMVMRNPTVSRWSHTRHHTDTLILGRDPEIQVMRPARLAKLLANFFGLVDVPVALRDTVLHAFGRLTAEQRTYVPDIERAKVFRTARIWLAIYAAVIAACVLSGSILPAMFVGLPRMYGGYMLYVYGLTQHAGMGENVLDHRLNTRTVHMNRVHRFLYWNMNYHVEHHMFPMIPYHRLPELHEEIKDQLAPAYPSLWAAYKEIIPAVLRQLKDPTYYVRRELPPGAPPLHARSDGRALSAPLEAQ; from the coding sequence ATGGTGAAGGCCAGAGAACGTCTGCAGCGCTACAGCCTGGTCGGCCCTGAGGGCGAACGTGCCGTGGAAGCGGGGCTCGCGGAGGGCACCGACTGGTTCCGCAGCAACGTGCCGCGCCGCCGGATGAAGGAGCTGATGCGCCGCTCGGACGGCCCGGCGATCCGTGACACGGTCATCTGGCTGGGCGCCATGGCGGTGTTCGGGACCCTGGGCGCAGTCTTCTGGGGCAGCTGGCTCGCGGTGCCGTTCTTCGCCGCGTACGGAGTGCTGTACGGGTCGGCCTCGGACTCACGCTGGCACGAGTGCGGGCACGGCACCGCCTTCAAGAACCGCCGGCTCGACGACGCCGTGTACCAGCTGGCCTGTTTCATGGTCATGCGAAACCCGACCGTGTCGCGCTGGAGCCACACCCGGCATCACACCGACACGCTGATCCTCGGCCGCGACCCGGAGATCCAGGTGATGCGCCCGGCCCGGCTGGCCAAGCTTCTCGCCAACTTCTTCGGCCTGGTCGACGTACCCGTGGCGCTGCGCGACACCGTCCTGCACGCGTTCGGACGGCTCACCGCCGAGCAGCGCACGTACGTGCCCGACATCGAGCGCGCCAAGGTGTTCCGCACGGCGCGCATCTGGTTGGCCATCTACGCCGCCGTGATCGCCGCCTGTGTGCTGAGCGGCTCGATTCTGCCGGCGATGTTCGTCGGCCTGCCGCGGATGTACGGCGGCTACATGCTCTACGTGTACGGGCTCACGCAGCACGCCGGGATGGGCGAGAACGTACTCGACCACCGGCTCAACACCCGCACGGTGCACATGAACCGCGTCCACCGGTTCCTGTACTGGAACATGAACTACCACGTCGAGCACCACATGTTCCCGATGATCCCCTACCACCGGCTGCCGGAGCTGCACGAGGAGATCAAGGACCAGCTGGCTCCCGCGTACCCGTCCCTGTGGGCGGCGTACAAGGAGATCATCCCGGCGGTGCTGCGCCAGCTGAAGGACCCGACGTATTACGTGCGGCGTGAACTGCCGCCGGGGGCACCGCCGTTGCACGCCCGCTCCGATGGCCGTGCGCTAAGCGCTCCGCTGGAAGCACAGTGA
- a CDS encoding MocE family 2Fe-2S type ferredoxin translates to MSKWIAACQTDDIDPEDVIPFQHEGVDYAIYRSPDDDFYATAGHCTHERMLLCDGLVMDNTIECPKHNGRFDYTTGRAAGAPVLVDLQTYPVRVEDGTVFIGIG, encoded by the coding sequence ATGTCCAAGTGGATCGCCGCATGCCAGACCGACGACATCGACCCTGAAGACGTCATCCCCTTCCAGCACGAGGGGGTGGACTACGCCATCTACCGCTCCCCCGACGACGACTTCTACGCCACCGCGGGGCACTGCACCCACGAGCGGATGCTGCTGTGTGACGGCCTGGTCATGGACAACACCATCGAATGCCCCAAGCACAACGGGCGGTTCGACTACACCACCGGGAGAGCCGCGGGCGCTCCCGTCCTCGTCGATCTGCAGACCTATCCGGTCCGGGTCGAGGACGGCACCGTCTTCATCGGGATCGGCTGA